The Trichomycterus rosablanca isolate fTriRos1 chromosome 15, fTriRos1.hap1, whole genome shotgun sequence genome contains a region encoding:
- the capn9 gene encoding calpain-9 has product MPTASSMFRAGTKIQAESTQADGRTFEQLRQECLQRKKLFEDPDFPAIESSLFFSESVPVNFEWKRPGEICKDPKWILGGADRTDICQGQLGDCWLLAAIASLTLHKEVLARVVPPDQTFDHGYAGIFRFQFWQHNHWLEVVVDDRLPSVRNKLVFLHSADNNEFWSALLEKAYAKMNGSYESLKGGSTLEAMEDFTGGVGEVYETKKAPEDLFNILKKALDRGSMMGCSIDITSSAESEAQTPTGLVKGHAYSITGLEEVNYRGSKVRLISVRNPWGQVEWNGPWSDNSREWSYVDKADKVRLLENATEDGEFWMEFENFKMNYDRVELCNLSPDSLTDDTKKKWEVNALEGSWIRGSTAGGCRNFIDTFWTNPQFKVKLEDADGDGQCSVVVALLQKNRRKLRTEGLDMETIGFALYDAPNNEDHAGKDYFRYNGSKARSRTYINTREVSERFALSPGNYLLVPTIFQPHKEADFLVRIFSESKASALEMGNTVEADLPDPPQPSKPEQETDEEKGLRKLFEHIAGSDQAINAQELQDVLTGVLSRRREIKFDGVSLTTCHSIINLMDVDNSGMIEFQEFKVFWDKLKKWMMLFLSYDTDRSGRMSSYELRIALEAAGMKLNSKLLQLIALRFADENFEIDFDDYLTCIVRLENMFRVFQALDPHNRGEVTLNFQQFLLLSMNV; this is encoded by the exons ATGCCTACTGCTTCCTCTATGTTTCGTGCTGGGACTAAGATCCAGGCAGAGAGCACACAGGCTGATGGCAGGACCTTCGAGCAGCTCAGACAGGAGTGTCTGCAGAGGAAGAAGCTGTTCGAGGATCCTGATTTCCCTGCCATAGAATCTTCACTCTTCTTCAGCGAGAGCGTTCCTGTCAACTTTGAGTGGAAGAGACCCGGG gAAATCTGCAAAGATCCAAAGTGGATCCttggtggagctgatagaacAGACATATGTCAAGGACAGCTGg GAGATTGTTGGTTGTTAGCAGCAATCGCCTCCCTGACGCTGCACAAAGAAGTCCTGGCGAGGGTTGTGCCCCCTGACCAAACCTTTGATCATGGTTATGCTGGCATCTTTCGCTTCCAG TTCTGGCAGCATAACCACTGGCTGGAAGTGGTGGTGGACGACAGGCTGCCAAGTGTGAGGAACAAGTTAGTGTTCCTTCATTCAGCCGACAACAATGAGTTTTGGAGTGCCCTGCTGGAGAAAGCTTATGCCAA AATGAACGGAAGCTATGAATCGCTGAAGGGAGGCAGCACTCTGGAGGCCATGGAGGACTTCACCGGTGGAGTGGGAGAGGTATACGAGACCAAGAAAGCCCCCGAAGACCTGTTCAACATCCTAAAGAAAGCGCTGGACAGAGGATCAATGATGGGCTGCTCCATTGAC ATCACCAGCTCAGCTGAATCTGAAGCTCAGACTCCAACCGGCCTGGTTAAAGGTCATGCCTACTCCATCACTGGTCTGGAAGAG GTGAACTACAGAGGCAGCAAAGTGAGGCTGATCAGTGTCAGAAATCCCTGGGGCCAGGTGGAATGGAATGGACCCTGGAGCGATAA TTCCAGAGAGTGGAGTTACGTCGATAAAGCAGATAAGGTCAGACTGCTGGAAAACGCCACAGAGGATGGAGAATTTTG GATGGAGTTTGAAAACTTCAAGATGAACTATGACAGGGTGGAACTGTGTAATTTGAGTCCTGACTCTCTGACCGATGACACCAAGAAGAAATGGGAGGTAAATGCTCTGGAGGGCAGCTGGATCCGGGGCTCTACAGCTGGAGGCTGCAGGAACTTCATTG ACACGTTCTGGACGAACCCTCAGTTCAAGGTGAAGCTTGAGGATGCAGATGGTGATGGCCAGTGCAGTGTCGTTGTTGCCCTTTTGCAGAAAAACCGAcgcaaacttcgcacagaagGACTTGACATGGAGACAATTGGATTCGCCCTGTACGAC GCTCCCAACAATGAGGACCACGCCGGAAAAGATTACTTCCGTTATAATGGCTCAAAAGCACGCAGTCGCACCTACATTAACACACGTGAAGTTTCTGAACGCTTTGCTCTTTCTCCGGGGAACTACCTCCTGGTGCCCACCATCTTCCAGCCTCACAAAGAGGCAGACTTCTTAGTGCGGATCTTCTCTGAGAGCAAAGCCTCTGCATT GGAGATGGGAAACACAGTTGAAGCTGACCTGCCTGAT CCACCGCAGCCCAGTAAACCAGAGCAGGAAACTGATGAGGAAAAAGGACTCAGGAAGCTGTTTGAACATATTGCTGGCTCA GATCAGGCAATCAATGCACAAGAGCTGCAGGATGTCCTGACTGGAGTACTTAGCAGGA GAAGAGAGATTAAGTTTGATGGTGTGAGTCTGACCACCTGCCACAGTATCATTAACCTGATGGAT GTGGACAACTCGGGCATGATTGAGTTTCAAGAGTTTAAAGTCTTCTGGGACAAACTGAAGAAATGGATG ATGTTGTTCCTGTCCTATGATACAGACCGCAGTGGCCGCATGTCGTCCTATGAGCTCCGCATCGCACTTGAAGCTGCAG GGATGAAGCTAAATAGTAAGCTGCTGCAGCTGATTGCGCTGAGGTTTGCAGACGAGAACTTTGAAATTGACTTTGATgattacctcacttgcatcgTCCGACTGGAGAACATGTTCA GGGTTTTCCAAGCTTTGGATCCCCACAACAGGGGGGAAGTCACCTTGAACTTTCAACAG TTCCTGCTGTTGTCCATGAATGTCTGA
- the taf5l gene encoding TAF5-like RNA polymerase II p300/CBP-associated factor-associated factor 65 kDa subunit 5L: protein MKRGRTENIQNAVTQYLKRRQYVDVEGSLKGAKLSQSAEEMAANLMVQEESSCGNVVSAAPCQSDPQQYETQFSRLRNFLLEAEVQWGKEVSSLLFPLFLYLHLDMARCGLKGAVDSFFSRFHSFFQQDSEQRAIVEQLRGVITPQDVASNSKLCSLLEHKYVVHLTDEAYTYLLRYLQSEDNSAICRVLSTHLQVEVSAVRRTEYQLYGTGLTTGNSTSSGSWAGVDGVDGTKTVDVAAGLPPQNEAALEALQDCIKRVREGPPSLTTICFYAFENTEQLLNAAEVSPDSRLLAGAFDNSAVKLWSLRARKLKAGPRKANVSNIRLVCDLLEEETEEEAGSEMKTLRGHSGPVYGAAFLRDSSGLLSCSEDCTVRYWELHGFSNAAVYKGHAYPVWDISVSPCGLYFCTASKDTTARLWTPSHAHPLRLYAGHLADVDCVRFHPNSSYIATGSADRTVRLWSTQHGGSVRLLTGHRGPVLALAFSPDGRYLVSAGEDQRLRLWDLAAGGVLKELRGHTGAITSLAFSPDSALIASCAMDNSVRVWDVRNAHGGGAAPPDGSSPELVGVYTGETNSVLSVQFTACNLLLVTGTAQEKQEQ, encoded by the exons ATGAAGCGGGGCCGGACAGAAAATATCCAAAATGCTGTGACCCAGTACCTAAAAAGAAGGCAGTATGTGGACGTGGAGGGATCGCTGAAAGGGGCCAAGCTGTCTCAGTCTGCTGAGGAGATGGCAGCAAACCTCATGG TTCAGGAAGAATCTAGCTGTGGGAACGTTGTTTCTGCTGCTCCGTGCCAGTCGGACCCTCAGCAGTATGAGACTCAGTTCTCCAGGTTACGCAACTTCTTGCTAG AGGCAGAGGTGCAGTGGGGGAAGGAGGTCAGTTCTTTACTCTTCCCGCTTTTCCTGTACCTGCACTTGGATATGGCACGCTGTGGTCTGAAAGGAGCGGTCGATTCCTTCTTCAGCCGCTTTCACTCCTTTTTCCAGCAGGACTCTGAGCAGAGAGCCATTGTAGAGCAGCTCCGAGGTGTCATCACGCCACAG gATGTGGCCTCCAATTCTAAACTGTGCTCTCTGCTGGAGCATAAGTACGTGGTGCATCTGACAGATGAGGCTTACACGTACCTGCTGCGCTACCTCCAGAGTGAAGATAACAGTGCCATCTGCAGGGTGCTCAGCACACACCTACAG GTTGAGGTGTCTGCCGTGCGTCGAACAGAATACCAGCTCTATGGTACAGGGCTCACCACAGGAAACTCCACATCTTCTGGAAGCTGGGCGGGAGTGGATGGGGTTGATGGGACAAAGACTGTGGATGTCGCAGCAGGGTTACCGCCTCAGAACGAGGCCGCCCTGGAGGCTCTTCAGGACTGCATCAAGCGTGTTCGTGAGGGTCCTCCATCGCTCACTACCATCTGTTTCTACGCCTTTGAGAACACAGAGCAGCTTCTGAATGCTGCAGAGGTATCGCCCGACAGCCGCCTACTTGCTGGTGCTTTCGATAACTCCGCCGTCAAACTCTGGAGCCTCAGAGCCAGGAAGCTGAAGGCTGGGCCTCGCAAGGCCAATGTGTCCAACATCCGGCTTGTTTGTGACCTACTGGAGGAAGAG ACAGAAGAGGAAGCTGGCAGCGAGATGAAGACTCTGCGTGGTCACAGTGGACCGGTGTACGGTGCGGCATTTCTACGGGACAGTTCGGGTTTACTGTCGTGTTCAGAGGACTGCACAGTGCGCTACTGGGAGCTGCATGGCTTCAGCAATGCGGCAGTATACAAAGGTCACGCCTATCCTGTTTGGGACATCTCAGTGAGCCCGTGCGGCCTGTACTTCTGCACAGCCTCAAAGGACACCACAGCGAGGCTTTGGACTCCATCCCATGCCCACCCACTGCGCCTCTATGCCGGGCACCTAGCCGATGTCGACTGTGTGCGCTTTCACCCTAACTCGAGCTACATTGCCACGGGGTCAGCTGACAGGACCGTCCGCCTGTGGAGTacacagcatggtggctcagtgcgCTTACTGACGGGTCACAGAGGCCCTGTGCTGGCGCTTGCCTTCTCGCCCGACGGGAG GTACCTGGTGTCTGCAGGTGAGGACCAGCGGCTCAGGCTTTGGGATTTGGCAGCGGGTGGTGTGCTGAAGGAGCTACGTGGGCACACAGGTGCCATTACTAGCCTGGCATTCAGCCCCGACAGTGCGCTCATTGCTTCGTGTGCTATGGATAACTCGGTGCGCGTTTGGGACGTGAGGAACGCTCACGGTGGAGGAGCAGCGCCTCCAGACGGTTCTAGCCCTGAACTGGTGGGAGTTTACACGGGTGAGACGAACAGTGTTCTCAGTGTGCAGTTCACCGCTTGCAACCTGCTTCTGGTAACTGGCACAGCCCAGGAGAAACAGGAACAGTGA